The DNA region GGCGGTGCCAAAACAAGTGATCAAATTCCTCAACGTAGCGGAAAATCGATCACTGATCCGGGGCGTTATTGCCGCTGGAAATACAAATTTTGGGGAAACCTACTGCTTGGCAGGCGACATCATCGCTACTAAGTGCAAAGTTCCCCTTCTTTATCAATTCGAACTTATGGGCACACCGGAAGATGTGGATCGGTTTCATCAGGGATTGGAACAATTTTGGACACGACAGTTGCAGGCGCAGTGAGCGCTAGCGCCCGCCCCGAAAGGGACAACGCAGGCGAAGCGGTAGACACCGCTCCGGCTATCAAGAAGAACGATCTGCCGGCCGCATACCAGGGCCTGGGGTACCACGAGCTCAATGCGATGCTCAATTTGTACGATGCGGATGGCAACATCCAATTCGACGCTGATCGTGAAGCTGCGCACCAGTACTTCCTGCAACACGTCAATAACAACACCGTGTTCTTCCATGACCTGGAAGAGAAGCTCGATTACCTGGTGAAAAATCAGTACTACGAGCGGGAAACCCTCGATCAGTACACGATGAACTTCATCCGCGAGCTCTACAACCGCGCCTACAAGAAGAAGTTCCGCTTCGAGACCTTCCTTGGCGCGTTCAAGTTCTACACCTCCTACACGCTCAAAACTTTCGACGGAAAGCGTTTCTTGGAGCGCTACGAGGATCGCGTGTGCATGGTGGCCCTGCACCTGGCGCGCGGTAACGAGGATCTAGCGCTGAAGCTCGTTGACGAAATCATTGACGGACGTTTCCAGCCAGCGACGCCTACCTTCCTTAACGCGGGTAAGGCCCAGCGCGGCGAATTGGTTTCCTGCTTCCTGCTCCGTATCGAAGACAATATGGAGTCGATCGGCCGCTCGATCAACTCTGCTTTGCAGCTTTCC from Renibacterium salmoninarum ATCC 33209 includes:
- the nrdI gene encoding class Ib ribonucleoside-diphosphate reductase assembly flavoprotein NrdI, whose product is MNPTDSRVIYFSSVSGNTHRFVDKLDVGAARLPVKTQDETLKATEPFVLVLPTYGGETGHGAVPKQVIKFLNVAENRSLIRGVIAAGNTNFGETYCLAGDIIATKCKVPLLYQFELMGTPEDVDRFHQGLEQFWTRQLQAQ